The following nucleotide sequence is from Cercospora beticola chromosome 2, complete sequence.
GTCGGCTCTTTCTTGTACCTGCCGGTTTCGGGCGTGCTAGTAAACCGAAAGGTCCTGGCAACTTACCTTGGCCCCATACTGAAGCAAGCCCCGAGCTGCGTGCTTTGGAATAGGCGTGGGAGGAGAAAGTCAATCTATTACTAGAGGAAAGCGAGAGCACTCTTTCCCTTGACAAGTTGAAGTACCTTTTTTTGTGGCACATCGTACCCATCTTTTATCCTTCCTTGTCTTGTCTGTCATCAACCACCAGCATCACACTTGTTTGTCTGGTCCACTCAAACAATCGAAGACACTTTCCACTATGGCACCACATTCACTGCTGGACGACATGTCGTCTTCTCCACACTCGGAGAACTCAACGGCCATCACCTCGCCTGACGACATGTTCAGCATGGTCAACGGCATCAAGCGATCGAATCTGCATCGatatggcgacgatgaagtgCAAGATCTCGTGTGCTGTGGTTTCGGCCCCGCGTCTCTCGCAATTGCTGTCGCTCTCCACGACAGCCTGGAGCTGAACGACACTAGGCTATCGACTCGTGCTCCGCGTGTGCGCTTCCTGGAAAAGCAGCACAAGTTCGCATGGCACGCTGGTATGCTGTTGCCAGGCGCGAAAATGCAAATCACCTTCCTCAAGGATATGGCAACTCTCCGAAACCCGCGAAGCGAGTTCACTTTTTTGAACTACCTGCACAGCAACGACCGGTTAGTGACATTCACCAACCTGAACACATTCCTGCCTCAGCGGATAGAGTACGAAGACTACATGCGTTGGTGTGCAGAGCACTTCAACAACGTCGTCGACTATAGCCAGAATGTGGACACTGTTACTGCTGGCCCACGGAATTCGAGGACGGGCGCTGTAGAGTACTTCAACGTGCAATCGACAAACACCCAGACTGGCGAACGACAGTCGCTCAAGGCCAGGCATGTCGTCATTGCCGCGGGAGGTCGACCCAACATCCCGCGATCGCTTCCACAGAACCACCCGAGAGTGATCCACTCTTCGCAATATGCCACACATATCAACAAGATCTTTGCAGAGGGCTCAAGACCGAGGAGGATTGCCGTTATTGGAGGCGGACAGAGTGCTGCTGAGTGCTGGCATGATGTGCCCACACGTTTCCCAGGAACGCAATCCGTGCTACTGATTCGAGGTGCGGCCTTGAAGCCCAGTGATGACTCGCCTTTGTAAGTCCTACTATGAGAAATTCGTTTGCACGTACTGACTAGGCATAGTGTCAACGAAGTATTCAACCCAGACCGAGTGGACCACGTCTTCTCCCAGGATCCACACATTCGCGCAAATGCTCTGGCCATGGACAAAGCGACCAACTACGGTGTCGTCCGAATCGAATTGCTTGAGCACATTTACAATGAAATGTACACATACCGCCTCAAGGGTATCGCAGAAGAGGACTGGCCACAGAGAATCCAGCCCCACCGGGAAGTCACTGGCCTGCGGGATATCACGGTCGATGGCAAGCCGGCCGTCGAGCTGCAGATCCAGAACAACTCTGGTCTGTACCAACACCACAGGAATGTTGGCACCGAGACATTGGAGGTTGATCTGGTCGTCGTGGCCAGCGGTTACAAGCGTGACTCGCACAAGGACATGCTGAAGGAAGTCCGCGGTCTCATGCGGGGCGGCGACGCCGAGGACAACGACTGGACTGTCAAGCGTGACTACGCTGTTGAGTTCGAGGAGGGAGCTGTCGACCCAGGCGCTGGCGTCTGGCTGCAAGGTTGCAATGAGAAGACACATGGTCTCTCTGATACGCTCCTCTCCATTCTTGCGGTGCGTGGTGGAGAGATGGTTGAGAACATCTTCGGCTACTCACCTGTTGCGAATGAGAAGCACATGGAGACTTCTTTGAAGCTGAGATGATTTGACGATGATATTGCGGGATGTTTTTCAAGTTAGACTCGCGGGTCTCTTCCCTGTAGCATGATTCCCCCGAAGCTTGGGTGATGGTTGGTATAAAATGGGTTCTTCGCAGCGATAATGCCACTTTATCTTGCACAAAGGTTGCCTTTCTTCTCTCATTTCACTCTTTTGTTCCAGTTCAGTCTGGCGTGTTCATATGTCTCGAGCCAACATGCAGCGTCCGTGCGATGAGTGCTCTTCGGGAGCCTGCTGCTTACTTTCTCGATTCTGCTGATCAAGACGATCGATACCCGGCTCGACCAGTCCTGTCGCGTGGTGTCACACGTTGATCAAACCTAGTTGTCAGCAACGTGGCGTGCGTGGGAGACATGCGCAATCAAAGGAATGTCGTTCAAACTTCAGCTGGGGTGTAGTCAGCTCGCAGAATGTGGTCCCGTTGATCTCCTAGATCCGACGATATGATAAGATTGCTGATCACGACCCCAGTCGAACGTGTGTTGCTTGTCTTGCTTGGGAACTGCGAACAGTCCAGGTACTGCTTGCATGGCGATGTCGGCGGCATTGTGCTCGCTCGTGTTGTGTTCCTGGTTGATTTCTTCAGAGTGAGGCTTCTTGTGAAACATTATTAATAATTCCCGGCCAGTGAGTCGGTTGGAGAAATCTCTCGTTGCAAGTGGCGTCTGCGATATGTTTTCCGCTTGCTATGCTCGCGCACGT
It contains:
- a CDS encoding uncharacterized protein (antiSMASH:Cluster_12~SMCOG1080:lysine/ornithine N-monooxygenase); the protein is MAPHSLLDDMSSSPHSENSTAITSPDDMFSMVNGIKRSNLHRYGDDEVQDLVCCGFGPASLAIAVALHDSLELNDTRLSTRAPRVRFLEKQHKFAWHAGMLLPGAKMQITFLKDMATLRNPRSEFTFLNYLHSNDRLVTFTNLNTFLPQRIEYEDYMRWCAEHFNNVVDYSQNVDTVTAGPRNSRTGAVEYFNVQSTNTQTGERQSLKARHVVIAAGGRPNIPRSLPQNHPRVIHSSQYATHINKIFAEGSRPRRIAVIGGGQSAAECWHDVPTRFPGTQSVLLIRGAALKPSDDSPFVNEVFNPDRVDHVFSQDPHIRANALAMDKATNYGVVRIELLEHIYNEMYTYRLKGIAEEDWPQRIQPHREVTGLRDITVDGKPAVELQIQNNSGLYQHHRNVGTETLEVDLVVVASGYKRDSHKDMLKEVRGLMRGGDAEDNDWTVKRDYAVEFEEGAVDPGAGVWLQGCNEKTHGLSDTLLSILAVRGGEMVENIFGYSPVANEKHMETSLKLR